A single genomic interval of Streptomyces sp. 1222.5 harbors:
- a CDS encoding YoaK family protein, with amino-acid sequence MTTAQASAPDPEVRGVRLVAVLLVLTVVSGLIDAVSYLGLGRVFTANMTGNVVVLGFAAAGAPGFSVLHTATSLVCFLLGAATGGRVAARLGSGSRRRWARLTLAAEALLVGVSAAVALIRPGTTGTVYALIALTAYAMGLRNATVRRLGVSDLTTTVLTMTLTGLAAESRLGDGTGHRSPRRTASAIAMLAGACLGAWLVLHHGLGIPLLVAALASAVLALTASGRE; translated from the coding sequence ATGACGACAGCGCAGGCATCGGCGCCGGACCCGGAGGTGCGCGGGGTCCGCCTGGTGGCCGTACTCCTGGTGCTGACCGTGGTGAGCGGGCTGATCGACGCCGTCAGCTATCTGGGGCTGGGCCGGGTCTTCACCGCCAACATGACCGGCAACGTCGTCGTCCTCGGCTTCGCCGCGGCCGGCGCGCCCGGCTTCTCCGTCCTCCACACGGCCACCTCCCTGGTCTGCTTCCTGCTCGGCGCGGCGACGGGAGGCAGGGTGGCGGCCCGCCTCGGCTCCGGCTCGCGCCGCAGGTGGGCGCGGCTGACCCTGGCCGCGGAGGCCCTGCTGGTCGGGGTCTCGGCGGCGGTGGCCCTGATCCGGCCGGGCACCACCGGCACGGTCTACGCCCTCATCGCCCTCACGGCCTACGCGATGGGCCTGCGCAACGCCACCGTGCGCAGACTGGGCGTCTCCGACCTGACGACCACGGTGCTGACCATGACCCTGACCGGTCTCGCCGCGGAATCCCGTCTGGGCGACGGCACCGGCCACCGCTCCCCGCGCCGGACGGCCTCCGCGATCGCCATGCTGGCCGGCGCCTGCCTGGGCGCCTGGCTGGTGCTCCACCACGGTCTGGGCATCCCGTTGCTGGTCGCGGCGCTCGCGTCGGCGGTACTGGCGCTGACGGCCTCGGGCCGGGAGTAG
- a CDS encoding transglycosylase SLT domain-containing protein — translation MSVSFIRRIASPKKALTAAAVAAATAGMALSAAPAQAAPSSASSAQAIAHKMIPDAAQFNAFSKIVEHESGWNASATNSSSGAYGLVQALPGSKMASAGADWKTNPATQIKWGLDYMKSRYGSPAQAWSFWQANGWY, via the coding sequence GTGTCCGTCTCCTTCATCCGCCGCATCGCTTCCCCGAAGAAGGCCCTCACCGCCGCCGCCGTGGCCGCCGCCACCGCCGGTATGGCACTGAGCGCGGCGCCCGCCCAGGCCGCCCCGAGCTCCGCCTCCTCCGCCCAGGCGATCGCGCACAAGATGATCCCGGACGCCGCGCAGTTCAACGCGTTCAGCAAGATCGTCGAGCACGAGAGCGGCTGGAACGCCAGCGCCACCAACAGCTCGTCCGGCGCCTACGGCCTGGTCCAGGCCCTGCCGGGTTCGAAGATGGCTTCCGCCGGCGCCGACTGGAAGACCAACCCTGCCACCCAGATCAAGTGGGGCCTGGACTACATGAAGTCCCGCTACGGCAGCCCGGCCCAGGCCTGGAGCTTCTGGCAGGCCAACGGCTGGTACTGA
- a CDS encoding cytochrome P450 has protein sequence MHCPALPDGFDFTDPDLLHHRVPLPEFAELRRTEPVRWIPQPHGLAGFADTGYWAVTRHADVKYVSTHPELFSSTLNTAIIRFNEHIERDAIDAQRLILLNMDPPEHTRVRQIVQRGFTPRSIRALEDRLRARAEAIVAGARARSGPFDFVTEVACELPLQAIAELIGVPQEDRSKIFDWSNRMIAYDDPEYAITEEVGAQSAAEIIAYAMNMAAERKSCPAHDIVSTLVAAEDEGNLNSDEFGFFVLMLAVAGNETTRNAITHGMHAFLTHRDQWDLFTRERPATAAEEIVRWATPVNAFQRTATQDTELGGVEIRKGDRVGLFYASANHDPEVFADPDAFDITRDPNPHLGFGGGGPHYCLGKSLAILEIDLIFHAIADAMPGLRLAENPRRLRSAWINGVKELQVTTG, from the coding sequence ATGCACTGCCCCGCGCTGCCCGACGGGTTCGACTTCACCGACCCCGACCTGCTGCACCACCGCGTGCCCCTCCCCGAGTTCGCCGAGCTGCGCCGCACCGAGCCGGTCCGCTGGATCCCGCAGCCGCACGGCCTCGCGGGGTTCGCCGACACCGGCTACTGGGCGGTGACCCGGCACGCCGACGTCAAGTACGTCTCCACCCACCCGGAGCTGTTCTCCTCCACCCTCAACACGGCGATCATCCGGTTCAACGAGCACATCGAGCGCGACGCGATCGACGCGCAGCGGCTGATCCTGCTCAACATGGACCCGCCGGAGCACACCCGCGTGCGCCAGATCGTGCAGCGGGGCTTCACCCCGCGTTCGATACGCGCTCTGGAGGACCGGCTGCGCGCCCGCGCGGAGGCGATCGTGGCCGGTGCCCGCGCCCGCTCCGGGCCGTTCGACTTCGTCACCGAGGTCGCCTGCGAACTGCCCCTTCAGGCCATCGCCGAGCTGATCGGCGTCCCCCAGGAGGACCGCTCCAAGATCTTCGACTGGTCCAACAGGATGATCGCCTACGACGACCCCGAGTACGCGATCACCGAGGAGGTCGGCGCGCAGTCGGCCGCCGAGATCATCGCCTACGCGATGAACATGGCCGCCGAGCGCAAGAGCTGCCCGGCGCACGACATCGTGTCGACCCTGGTGGCGGCGGAGGACGAGGGCAACCTGAACTCCGACGAGTTCGGCTTCTTCGTGCTCATGCTCGCGGTGGCCGGCAACGAGACCACCCGCAACGCCATCACCCACGGGATGCACGCCTTCCTCACCCACCGCGACCAGTGGGACCTCTTCACCCGGGAGCGGCCCGCCACCGCGGCCGAGGAGATCGTGCGCTGGGCCACACCCGTCAACGCCTTCCAGCGGACCGCCACGCAGGACACGGAACTGGGCGGGGTGGAGATCAGGAAGGGCGACCGGGTCGGCCTCTTCTACGCCTCCGCCAACCACGACCCCGAGGTCTTCGCCGATCCGGACGCCTTCGACATCACCCGGGACCCCAACCCCCACCTCGGCTTCGGGGGCGGCGGCCCGCACTACTGCCTCGGCAAGTCCCTCGCGATCCTGGAGATCGACCTGATCTTCCACGCGATCGCCGACGCGATGCCCGGCCTGCGGCTCGCGGAGAACCCGCGCCGCCTGCGCTCGGCCTGGATCAACGGCGTCAAGGAACTCCAGGTCACCACCGGCTGA